Proteins from one Enterobacter bugandensis genomic window:
- the paaH gene encoding 3-hydroxyacyl-CoA dehydrogenase PaaH — protein sequence MLNIRTVAVIGSGTMGAGIAEVAASHGHQVLLYDISSDAISRAIDGIRQRLASRVTRGKLSADAGSQILARLLPVTDIDALSAAELVIEAASERLEVKKALFSQLAEICPPQTVLTSNTSSISVTAIAADIHHPERVAGLHFFNPAPVMKLVEVVSGLATSPEVADALCELALNWGKQPVRCQSTPGFIVNRVARPFYSEAWRALEEQVAAPEVIDAALREGGGFPMGPLELTDMIGQDVNFAVTCSVFNAFWQERRFLPSLVQQELVLAGRLGKKSGKGVYDWQGDRPGVRWADTVNDSYSPMRVEKRRDGVTEIDDVYLIETQGETAQALALRLNGPVVVVDRIERDVAVIAAAASNPHTATQKTIRFLQQQGLRVVQIADYPGLLVWRTVAMIANEALDALQKGVASEKDIDTAMRLGVNYPSGPIAWGERLGWQRLLTLLENLQRHYGEERYRPCSLLRQRALLESSYES from the coding sequence ATGCTCAACATACGGACTGTCGCCGTGATTGGCAGCGGCACGATGGGCGCGGGGATTGCAGAAGTGGCGGCCAGCCACGGGCATCAGGTGCTGCTCTACGATATTTCCAGCGATGCGATATCCCGCGCTATCGACGGGATCCGCCAGCGTCTGGCCTCCCGGGTGACGCGAGGAAAACTTTCCGCCGATGCCGGGAGCCAGATCCTCGCCCGGCTGCTTCCCGTCACGGATATCGACGCGCTCTCCGCGGCCGAACTGGTGATTGAAGCGGCCTCGGAACGGCTGGAGGTTAAAAAGGCGCTGTTTTCGCAGCTGGCGGAAATCTGCCCGCCGCAGACGGTGCTGACGAGCAATACCTCTTCGATCTCCGTCACGGCGATTGCTGCGGACATCCACCATCCGGAGCGCGTCGCCGGGCTGCACTTCTTCAACCCGGCGCCGGTTATGAAGCTGGTGGAGGTGGTCAGCGGGCTGGCGACCTCCCCGGAAGTGGCCGACGCGCTGTGCGAGCTGGCGCTGAACTGGGGCAAGCAGCCCGTGCGCTGCCAGTCGACGCCGGGGTTCATCGTCAACCGCGTCGCCCGTCCGTTCTATTCCGAGGCCTGGCGCGCGCTGGAAGAGCAGGTGGCCGCGCCGGAGGTGATTGACGCCGCCCTGCGCGAAGGCGGCGGCTTCCCGATGGGGCCGCTGGAGCTGACCGACATGATTGGTCAGGACGTTAACTTCGCGGTGACCTGCTCGGTATTTAACGCCTTCTGGCAGGAGCGTCGTTTTCTGCCCTCGCTGGTGCAGCAGGAGCTGGTGCTGGCGGGCAGGCTGGGCAAAAAAAGCGGGAAGGGCGTTTATGACTGGCAGGGCGACAGGCCCGGGGTGCGCTGGGCTGATACCGTGAACGACAGCTACAGCCCGATGCGCGTGGAAAAAAGACGTGACGGTGTCACGGAAATTGATGATGTGTACCTGATTGAAACGCAGGGCGAAACCGCGCAGGCCCTGGCGCTGCGGCTTAACGGCCCGGTGGTGGTGGTGGACCGCATCGAGCGCGATGTCGCGGTCATCGCCGCAGCCGCCAGCAACCCGCATACGGCGACGCAAAAGACCATCCGCTTCCTGCAGCAGCAGGGGCTTCGGGTGGTGCAGATTGCCGATTATCCCGGCCTGCTGGTCTGGCGCACGGTGGCGATGATTGCCAACGAAGCGCTGGATGCTCTGCAAAAAGGGGTCGCCAGCGAGAAGGACATCGATACCGCCATGCGCCTGGGCGTCAACTACCCGAGCGGGCCGATCGCCTGGGGCGAGCGTCTGGGCTGGCAGCGCCTGCTGACGCTGCTGGAGAACCTGCAGCGCCATTACGGCGAAGAACGCTATCGCCCCTGTTCCCTGCTGCGCCAGCGCGCGCTTCTGGAGAGTAGCTATGAGTCATAA
- the paaI gene encoding hydroxyphenylacetyl-CoA thioesterase PaaI has product MSHNAWHNARAMYERDACAQAMGMDIVDMDDGYAVVSMTITPQMLNGHQTCHGGQLFSLADTAFAYACNSQGLAAVASGCSIDFLRPGFAGDTLTATARVKHQGRLTGVYDIEIQNQQQKTVALFRGKSHRIGGNVTGEA; this is encoded by the coding sequence ATGAGTCATAACGCCTGGCACAACGCCCGCGCCATGTACGAACGGGACGCCTGCGCGCAGGCGATGGGGATGGACATTGTCGATATGGACGACGGCTACGCGGTGGTGTCCATGACCATCACCCCGCAGATGCTCAACGGCCACCAAACCTGCCACGGCGGACAGCTGTTTTCGCTGGCAGACACCGCCTTTGCCTACGCCTGCAACAGTCAGGGGCTGGCGGCGGTGGCCTCCGGCTGTTCGATTGATTTTCTGCGTCCGGGCTTTGCCGGGGACACGCTCACCGCCACCGCGCGGGTGAAGCATCAGGGCAGGCTGACCGGCGTGTACGACATTGAAATTCAGAACCAGCAACAGAAAACCGTCGCCCTTTTTCGCGGAAAATCTCACCGCATCGGCGGCAATGTGACAGGAGAGGCCTGA
- the pcaF gene encoding 3-oxoadipyl-CoA thiolase, with the protein MRDAFICDGVRTPVGRYGGALSAVRTDDLGAVPLRALLARYPQLDLERIDDVIFGCANQAGEDNRNVARMSSLLAGLPQTVSGTTINRLCGSGLDAIGFAARAIMAGDGDLLIAGGVESMSRAPFVMGKATAAFQRQAEIFDTTIGWRFVNPLMHQQFGTDSMPETAENVAELLNISRADQDAFALRSQQRTAQAQQNGILAQEIVSVQVPGKKGAVNEFSEDEHPRADTTLEQLAGLKTPFRRNGVVTAGNASGVNDGAAALIVASEQMALAQGLVPRTRIVAMATAGVEPRLMGLGPVPATRKVLERAGLSINEMDVIELNEAFAAQALGVLRQLGLPDDAAHVNPNGGAIAIGHPLGMSGARLALAASNELHRRGGRYALCTMCIGVGQGIAMILERV; encoded by the coding sequence ATGCGTGACGCATTTATTTGTGATGGCGTTCGAACCCCGGTGGGGCGCTACGGCGGGGCGCTTTCCGCCGTTCGGACTGACGATCTTGGCGCCGTGCCGCTGCGCGCGCTGCTGGCCCGCTATCCGCAGCTCGATCTGGAGCGGATTGACGACGTGATCTTCGGCTGCGCGAACCAGGCGGGTGAAGATAACCGCAACGTGGCGCGTATGTCGTCGCTGCTGGCCGGGCTGCCGCAGACGGTGTCCGGAACCACCATTAACCGCCTGTGCGGGTCGGGGCTGGACGCAATTGGTTTTGCCGCACGCGCCATTATGGCGGGCGACGGCGACCTGCTGATTGCGGGCGGCGTGGAGTCCATGTCCCGCGCGCCGTTTGTGATGGGCAAAGCCACCGCCGCGTTCCAGCGACAGGCGGAGATCTTTGATACCACCATCGGCTGGCGATTTGTGAATCCGCTCATGCATCAGCAATTTGGAACTGACAGCATGCCGGAAACGGCAGAGAATGTAGCGGAATTGTTAAATATCAGCCGTGCCGATCAGGACGCGTTCGCGCTGCGCAGCCAGCAGCGTACCGCGCAGGCGCAGCAGAACGGCATTCTGGCGCAGGAGATTGTGTCGGTGCAGGTGCCGGGGAAAAAAGGGGCGGTCAACGAGTTCAGCGAGGATGAACATCCCCGCGCGGACACCACGCTTGAGCAGCTTGCCGGGCTAAAAACGCCGTTCCGCAGGAACGGGGTGGTCACGGCGGGAAATGCCTCCGGCGTCAACGACGGCGCAGCGGCGCTGATCGTCGCCAGCGAGCAGATGGCGCTGGCGCAGGGGCTGGTCCCGCGCACGCGTATCGTGGCGATGGCGACGGCAGGCGTGGAGCCACGTCTGATGGGACTCGGCCCGGTACCGGCCACGCGCAAGGTGCTGGAGCGCGCCGGACTCAGCATTAACGAGATGGACGTGATCGAGCTTAACGAAGCTTTCGCCGCGCAGGCGCTGGGCGTGCTGCGTCAGCTGGGATTGCCGGATGATGCCGCACACGTCAACCCGAACGGTGGCGCGATAGCGATTGGTCACCCGCTGGGGATGAGCGGCGCCAGACTGGCGCTGGCCGCGAGTAATGAACTGCACCGACGCGGCGGGCGCTACGCGCTGTGTACGATGTGCATCGGTGTGGGTCAGGGCATTGCCATGATCCTTGAGCGTGTTTGA
- the paaK gene encoding phenylacetate--CoA ligase PaaK yields MTNTTKLDPIETASLDELQALQTARLKWTLHHAYNNVPMYKRKFDAAGVHPDDFNELADIRKFPCTTKQDLRDNYPFDTFAVPMEQVVRIHASSGTTGKPTVVGYTQGDIDNWANLVARSLRAAGGSAKDKIHVAYGYGLFTGGLGAHYGAERLGATVIPMSGGQTEKQAQLIRDFQPDMIMVTPSYCLNLIEELERQMGGDASTCSLRVGVFGAEPWTQAMRREIEKRLGITALDIYGLSEVMGPGVAMECIETADGPTIWEDHFYPEIVNPNDGTPLDDGQQGELLFTTLTKEALPVIRYRTRDLTRLLPATARSMRRMDRIGGRSDDMLIIRGVNVFPSQLEEEIVKFEHLSPHYQLEVNRRGHLDSLSVKVELKESSLTLTHEQRCQVCHQLRHRIKSMVGISTDVMIVNCGSIPRSEGKACRVFDLRKVAANG; encoded by the coding sequence ATGACAAATACAACAAAGCTTGATCCGATCGAAACTGCGTCCCTTGACGAACTGCAGGCGCTGCAGACCGCGCGTCTGAAATGGACGCTGCACCACGCCTATAACAACGTGCCGATGTACAAACGCAAGTTTGACGCCGCGGGCGTTCACCCTGACGATTTCAACGAGCTGGCGGATATCCGCAAATTCCCGTGCACCACCAAGCAGGACCTGCGGGATAACTACCCGTTTGATACCTTTGCCGTGCCGATGGAGCAGGTGGTGCGCATTCACGCGTCATCCGGCACCACCGGCAAGCCGACGGTTGTCGGCTACACGCAGGGCGACATCGACAACTGGGCCAACCTGGTGGCGCGCTCCCTGCGCGCGGCGGGCGGCAGCGCGAAGGACAAAATTCACGTGGCCTATGGCTATGGCCTGTTTACCGGCGGGCTGGGCGCGCACTACGGCGCCGAGCGTTTGGGGGCGACGGTGATCCCGATGTCCGGCGGCCAGACAGAGAAACAGGCGCAGCTGATCCGTGATTTCCAGCCGGACATGATCATGGTGACACCGTCCTACTGCCTCAACCTGATTGAGGAGCTGGAGCGCCAGATGGGCGGCGACGCCAGCACCTGCTCCCTGCGCGTTGGCGTTTTCGGCGCGGAGCCGTGGACGCAGGCCATGCGTCGCGAAATCGAAAAACGCTTAGGCATTACGGCGCTGGACATCTATGGCCTCTCCGAGGTGATGGGGCCGGGTGTGGCGATGGAGTGTATCGAAACCGCCGACGGCCCAACCATCTGGGAAGATCATTTCTACCCGGAGATCGTCAACCCGAACGACGGCACGCCGCTGGATGACGGCCAGCAGGGCGAACTGCTGTTCACCACGCTGACCAAAGAGGCGCTGCCGGTGATCCGCTACCGCACCCGCGACCTGACGCGTCTGCTGCCGGCAACCGCGCGCAGTATGCGCCGTATGGACCGGATCGGCGGCCGCAGCGACGATATGCTGATCATCCGCGGCGTCAACGTTTTCCCGTCGCAGCTGGAAGAGGAGATCGTGAAGTTCGAACACCTTTCTCCGCACTATCAGCTGGAGGTGAACCGTCGTGGGCATCTTGATTCACTTTCCGTGAAGGTGGAGCTGAAAGAGAGCAGCTTAACGCTGACGCACGAGCAGCGTTGCCAGGTGTGCCACCAGCTGCGCCACCGCATAAAGTCGATGGTCGGGATTTCCACCGACGTGATGATTGTGAACTGCGGCAGCATCCCGCGCTCGGAGGGAAAAGCCTGCCGGGTGTTTGATCTGCGTAAAGTTGCGGCCAACGGTTAA
- the paaX gene encoding phenylacetic acid degradation operon negative regulatory protein PaaX, with translation MNHMNKLDAFIQHAVSSVPVSGTSLISSLYGDALSHRGGEIWLGSLAALLEGMGFGERFVRTALFRLNKEGWLDVSRIGRRSFYRLSDKGLRLTRRAENKIYRAELPAWDGKWLLLLSEGLDKTTLADVKKQLIWQGFGTLAPSLMASPSQHLADVQSLLHDAGVAENVIFFEAHSPLALSRAALRSRVEECWQLTEQNAMYESFINSFRPLLPLLKEAAPEELTPERCFQIQLLLIHFYRRVVLKDPLLPEELLPAHWAGQSARQLCINIYQRVAPGALTFVSEKGETSVGELPVPGTLYYQRFGGLTSA, from the coding sequence ATGAATCACATGAATAAACTCGACGCCTTTATCCAGCACGCGGTCAGCTCGGTTCCCGTCAGCGGAACGTCGCTTATCTCCTCGTTATACGGTGACGCGCTTTCCCACCGCGGCGGCGAGATTTGGCTCGGCAGCCTGGCCGCCTTACTGGAAGGCATGGGATTTGGCGAGCGCTTCGTGCGCACCGCGCTGTTTCGCCTCAACAAAGAGGGCTGGCTGGACGTCTCCCGCATCGGGCGGCGCAGCTTTTACCGCCTGAGCGATAAGGGGCTGCGGCTGACGCGTCGCGCGGAGAATAAGATTTATCGCGCAGAGCTGCCCGCCTGGGACGGCAAATGGCTGCTGCTGCTTTCCGAAGGGCTGGATAAAACTACGCTCGCGGATGTGAAAAAACAGCTCATCTGGCAAGGATTTGGCACGCTGGCACCGAGCCTGATGGCCTCGCCGTCGCAGCATCTGGCGGACGTGCAGTCCCTGCTTCACGATGCCGGCGTGGCGGAAAACGTGATCTTCTTCGAAGCCCACTCGCCGCTGGCGCTCTCCCGCGCAGCGCTGCGTTCGCGGGTGGAAGAGTGCTGGCAGTTAACCGAGCAAAACGCGATGTACGAGTCGTTTATCAACTCGTTCCGCCCGCTGCTGCCTCTGCTGAAGGAGGCCGCGCCGGAGGAGCTGACGCCGGAGCGCTGCTTCCAGATCCAGCTGCTGCTGATTCACTTTTATCGCCGCGTGGTGCTGAAAGACCCACTGTTGCCGGAGGAGTTACTGCCCGCGCACTGGGCGGGGCAAAGCGCCCGACAGCTCTGCATTAATATCTATCAGCGTGTCGCGCCGGGGGCGCTGACGTTTGTCAGCGAGAAGGGCGAAACCTCCGTGGGCGAACTGCCCGTGCCCGGCACGCTCTACTATCAACGCTTTGGTGGTCTTACAAGCGCATAA
- the paaY gene encoding phenylacetic acid degradation protein PaaY — protein sequence MPVYQIDGLTPVVPDESYVHPTAVLIGDVILGKGVYVGPNASLRGDFGRIVVKDGANIQDNCVMHGFPEQDTVVEEEGHIGHSAILHGCIIRRNALVGMNAVVMDGAVIGENSIVGAAAFVKAKAEMPANHLIIGSPAKAIRELSEQEMAWKRQGTREYQVLVERCKLTMHQVEPLREAEPDRKRLAFDENLRPKSAM from the coding sequence ATGCCAGTTTATCAAATTGACGGTCTGACGCCGGTGGTACCTGACGAGAGCTATGTTCATCCAACGGCGGTGCTGATTGGCGACGTAATTCTGGGTAAAGGCGTTTATGTTGGCCCTAATGCCAGCCTGCGCGGTGATTTTGGCCGTATCGTGGTGAAAGATGGCGCGAACATTCAGGATAATTGCGTGATGCACGGTTTCCCGGAGCAGGACACGGTGGTAGAGGAGGAGGGGCATATCGGCCACAGCGCCATCCTGCACGGCTGCATCATCCGCCGCAACGCGCTGGTGGGTATGAACGCGGTGGTGATGGACGGGGCAGTGATTGGTGAAAACAGCATCGTCGGCGCGGCGGCGTTCGTGAAGGCGAAAGCGGAGATGCCTGCCAACCACTTGATTATCGGCAGCCCGGCGAAAGCGATTCGCGAGCTGAGCGAGCAGGAGATGGCGTGGAAGCGGCAGGGCACGCGGGAGTATCAAGTGCTGGTGGAGCGCTGCAAGCTAACTATGCACCAGGTTGAGCCGCTGCGCGAGGCTGAGCCTGACCGGAAACGGCTGGCGTTTGACGAGAACTTAAGGCCGAAGTCGGCGATGTAG
- a CDS encoding serine hydrolase domain-containing protein, protein MQNITKKIRWLLLAIPFLSGCGTLSQMSSPEGTQELLTHESLDGDVDSVVRHYMAQKSVPGMTVAVIHNHGSPQFYTWGVTDAVNRYPVRPDTLFALGSLSKGITAEVVACLVSEGQLNWDDSLATLLPPGTPLSKDAQKITLLELVTHTSGLPRQNMDVPMLGKFIRYLGTGDNFYGELDSDNVLRYLANWRAPRDKTPQYSNTGYALIGYILKHKTGEDIQSLASRYIFRPLHMVNSSFTPQKLKGYPQRALGHAGDQPKFIPRGQLTPDWHFSNNMVAAASLYSNAEDLAAYARYHVSTTHNSLLDSVFDEVRNTDIQRPDGVQGIAWTTDFIGLEKITYQVGYIGGYSSFIGYDKKKGNAVVVLQNIFNWSNYIGIALLMDMAKKDGLTPTSPTSALSSRQTPAVSGQAQPRAAAQPGA, encoded by the coding sequence ATGCAGAACATCACAAAAAAAATTCGCTGGCTTCTGCTTGCTATCCCATTCCTCAGCGGTTGTGGCACGCTCTCGCAAATGTCCTCCCCGGAAGGTACCCAGGAACTCCTCACCCATGAATCGCTGGATGGCGACGTTGACAGCGTGGTGCGTCACTACATGGCGCAAAAGTCTGTTCCAGGAATGACGGTCGCGGTAATCCATAATCACGGCTCGCCTCAGTTTTACACCTGGGGCGTTACCGATGCGGTCAACCGCTACCCGGTCAGGCCCGATACCCTGTTTGCGCTCGGCTCGCTCAGCAAAGGGATCACGGCGGAAGTGGTGGCCTGTCTGGTGAGTGAGGGGCAACTGAACTGGGACGACAGCCTGGCGACATTGCTACCGCCGGGAACGCCGCTAAGTAAGGATGCACAAAAAATCACCCTGCTGGAGCTGGTAACCCACACCTCCGGCCTTCCGCGCCAGAATATGGACGTTCCGATGCTCGGAAAATTCATCCGCTACTTAGGCACGGGTGATAATTTCTACGGTGAACTGGACAGCGATAACGTGCTGCGTTATCTGGCGAACTGGCGCGCGCCGAGAGATAAAACGCCGCAATACTCGAATACCGGCTACGCCCTGATTGGCTATATCCTGAAGCACAAAACCGGCGAAGATATTCAGAGTTTAGCCTCGCGCTATATTTTCCGTCCGCTGCACATGGTTAACAGCAGCTTTACGCCCCAGAAGCTCAAAGGATACCCCCAGCGGGCGCTCGGCCACGCGGGCGATCAGCCAAAATTCATCCCGCGCGGGCAGCTTACGCCAGACTGGCATTTTTCCAACAACATGGTGGCGGCGGCAAGCCTGTACAGTAACGCCGAAGATCTGGCGGCCTATGCTCGCTATCACGTCTCTACGACCCACAATTCCTTGCTGGACAGCGTCTTTGACGAAGTCAGAAATACCGATATTCAACGCCCCGACGGGGTGCAGGGCATTGCCTGGACCACCGACTTTATCGGTCTGGAAAAAATCACTTATCAGGTCGGCTATATCGGCGGCTACTCCAGCTTCATCGGCTATGACAAAAAGAAAGGCAATGCGGTGGTGGTGCTGCAAAATATCTTTAACTGGAGCAACTATATTGGCATCGCGCTACTGATGGATATGGCGAAAAAAGACGGCCTTACCCCTACATCGCCGACTTCGGCCTTAAGTTCTCGTCAAACGCCAGCCGTTTCCGGTCAGGCTCAGCCTCGCGCAGCGGCTCAACCTGGTGCATAG
- a CDS encoding glutathione peroxidase — translation MTRFHQLTATRLDGSLISMADYAGKVVLVVNTASQCGFTPQYAGLEALYKKYAEQGLVVLGFPCNQFGKQEPGDADEISKTCYINYGVSFPMFGKVEVNGAAAHPIFRYLKSELPGVLGGRIKWNFTKFLIGRDGKPLKRFAPMTTPEKMEGAIVAALGR, via the coding sequence ATGACACGCTTTCATCAGCTTACCGCCACCCGCCTGGATGGCAGTCTTATCTCAATGGCCGACTATGCGGGGAAGGTGGTTTTGGTCGTCAATACCGCCAGCCAGTGCGGCTTTACGCCCCAGTATGCGGGTCTCGAAGCGCTATACAAGAAATACGCCGAGCAAGGGTTAGTGGTGCTGGGCTTCCCCTGCAACCAGTTTGGTAAGCAGGAACCCGGCGACGCCGATGAAATCTCAAAGACCTGTTACATTAACTACGGCGTCAGTTTTCCCATGTTCGGGAAAGTTGAGGTCAATGGCGCCGCAGCACATCCGATTTTTCGTTATCTGAAAAGCGAATTGCCTGGCGTGCTGGGTGGGCGGATCAAGTGGAACTTTACTAAGTTTCTGATCGGACGCGACGGTAAGCCGCTCAAGCGTTTTGCACCGATGACGACGCCAGAGAAAATGGAGGGGGCAATTGTTGCGGCACTGGGAAGATGA
- a CDS encoding sulfite exporter TauE/SafE family protein, producing MNDIAIIALAGFTTGITTVLFGFGGGFVVVPFVYQLMLRQSELAGNAMHIAVATSTAVMIFNAGWVSYRNWRAGKLSAQTLFPLLWFIAIGAVVGSCLAGVFSENIVRALFILYMLVTIGDCLLRKGFFSCSSPRRLSLSVVTGGGVIIGMIAALLGVGGSVMTVPLLRRHGYAMGECISASNPLSLPVALCGAVTYAVIGWQNIPVSGFLGFISLKILGLLVLTGWAGIVFSRRVIPALPDIWHARIYVILLCLVLLAMLLQ from the coding sequence TTGAACGATATCGCAATTATTGCACTGGCAGGCTTTACTACCGGTATCACCACGGTGCTATTTGGTTTTGGGGGCGGTTTTGTCGTGGTGCCATTTGTTTATCAACTGATGCTGCGGCAGTCTGAGCTGGCAGGAAACGCCATGCATATCGCGGTTGCTACCTCAACGGCGGTGATGATATTTAACGCGGGCTGGGTCAGCTATCGAAACTGGCGCGCCGGCAAACTTTCAGCGCAGACATTGTTCCCATTATTATGGTTTATCGCCATCGGGGCTGTCGTGGGTTCCTGTCTGGCGGGAGTCTTCAGCGAGAATATTGTTCGCGCACTGTTCATTCTTTATATGCTGGTAACCATTGGCGATTGTTTGTTGCGCAAAGGTTTTTTTAGCTGCAGTTCCCCGCGTCGCTTGTCACTTTCTGTGGTAACGGGCGGCGGAGTGATCATCGGCATGATAGCCGCATTGCTGGGCGTGGGTGGCAGCGTGATGACAGTGCCATTATTACGGCGACACGGCTATGCGATGGGTGAATGTATTAGCGCTTCTAACCCGCTTTCTCTGCCTGTCGCGCTGTGTGGTGCCGTGACGTATGCAGTCATTGGTTGGCAAAATATTCCGGTAAGCGGATTTCTCGGTTTTATCAGCCTGAAAATTTTAGGCCTGTTGGTACTGACGGGCTGGGCTGGAATAGTTTTTAGCCGTCGGGTTATACCTGCTTTACCTGACATATGGCACGCACGAATCTATGTAATACTGCTGTGCCTGGTGCTACTGGCGATGCTGCTCCAGTAA
- a CDS encoding AraC family transcriptional regulator: protein MRNVKIEDVDKLDREVVALGNDYAQGFILPQHQHRRAQLLYGATGLMYVSTCNGEWVVPPQHAVWIPPETPHAVRFVGVTTRSLYIEPTCVTGSIKYRHCKVISVSPLLRQLLLDAVDLPLMYDSARDRALVNLLLLELAEMPVREFDIPLPQHPALLALCQAFLLNPSIHDPAERWASTLFMSASTFRRLFLRQTGMSFSAWRQRACVVSALTLLITGKPVNEVALTLGYDNASSFATMFRRVTGQPPSYYRLDFKSFTGHRS, encoded by the coding sequence GTGCGCAACGTAAAAATTGAAGATGTCGATAAGCTCGATCGTGAAGTGGTGGCGTTAGGCAATGACTATGCGCAGGGATTTATACTGCCACAACACCAACATCGCCGCGCGCAGCTGCTGTATGGCGCAACGGGTCTCATGTACGTCTCAACCTGTAACGGAGAGTGGGTTGTTCCCCCACAACATGCAGTATGGATCCCACCCGAAACCCCTCACGCTGTCCGGTTTGTAGGCGTGACCACGCGTAGCTTATATATTGAACCAACATGCGTGACGGGATCGATTAAGTATCGACACTGTAAGGTGATCAGCGTATCGCCATTGTTACGTCAGTTGTTGCTTGATGCCGTGGATTTGCCGCTGATGTATGACAGCGCACGCGACCGTGCGCTGGTAAATCTGCTGTTACTGGAACTGGCGGAAATGCCGGTTCGCGAATTCGATATTCCGCTGCCACAACATCCGGCACTGTTGGCTCTTTGTCAGGCGTTTTTACTCAACCCCTCAATCCATGACCCTGCTGAGCGCTGGGCCAGTACGCTGTTTATGAGCGCCAGTACCTTTCGTCGACTTTTCTTACGGCAAACCGGCATGTCATTTTCTGCATGGCGACAGCGAGCCTGTGTCGTCAGTGCACTGACGTTGCTGATAACAGGTAAACCGGTGAATGAAGTGGCACTCACTCTCGGATACGACAATGCATCATCTTTCGCCACGATGTTCCGCCGTGTCACGGGACAGCCGCCTTCGTATTATAGGCTTGATTTCAAAAGCTTCACAGGGCACCGTTCATAA
- a CDS encoding LysE family translocator yields MSVTDSLLAFSLAALLLTLTPGLDTALILRTACAEGGKKAFQAALGIDTGCFIWGALVALGLGALLAVSELAYTMLKICGATYLCWLGLQLLRRPRSSFNHGDGVNPSAGNWFIKGMLGNVLNPKMGIFYVSFLPQFIPAGHSPFVWTFILVSIHVAIGTMWSVTLILSTHFASAILKKSSVVRGMDRATGGLFLCFAAKLALSTR; encoded by the coding sequence ATGTCTGTTACTGATTCTCTCCTTGCCTTCTCTCTCGCTGCACTACTGCTCACCCTCACTCCGGGCCTGGATACGGCACTCATTCTACGAACGGCATGTGCTGAAGGTGGAAAGAAGGCTTTTCAGGCAGCTCTTGGAATTGATACTGGCTGTTTTATCTGGGGCGCACTTGTTGCGCTGGGACTGGGAGCGCTGCTGGCGGTGTCAGAGCTCGCTTATACCATGCTGAAAATTTGTGGTGCGACTTACCTTTGCTGGCTGGGTTTACAACTGCTGAGGCGGCCACGTTCATCTTTCAATCACGGCGATGGCGTTAATCCTTCAGCGGGGAACTGGTTTATAAAAGGAATGCTGGGAAATGTACTCAATCCTAAAATGGGTATTTTCTATGTCTCTTTTTTACCTCAATTCATACCTGCCGGGCATTCCCCTTTTGTATGGACTTTTATACTTGTCAGCATTCATGTCGCAATAGGGACAATGTGGTCAGTCACGCTCATTTTATCCACGCACTTTGCATCAGCCATACTGAAGAAAAGCAGTGTTGTCAGGGGAATGGACAGAGCTACAGGAGGATTGTTTTTGTGCTTTGCGGCTAAACTTGCACTCAGCACAAGATAA